Part of the Anopheles coluzzii chromosome 3, AcolN3, whole genome shotgun sequence genome is shown below.
gactgaccatcctgctatggtaacaataagtcactgaaagccaagcccacttcactggtgggtacaggcaggccttgaccggcagcggttgttgttgtgccaaaagaagaagaagaagaagaattagtGAAACAAATTTTTCCCCTGAGCGTACATCATAATTTTAGAAAAGCTCAATGTTAACAGATCGAGCTCGAGTTAATTTCGCAtcttcacaaaaaaacacttcagAACGCAATATTTTACACGTGAACAGTGTTGTTTATCGAGCATTTAGATTCGCTCGGTATGCGCTCGTTGTGatgcttatgctttcttgcagCTATCGGAATCGTAGCACCTACTGAAACTACTTGTCCAACCGAATGATTCCGGGTCAGGTCGTTCAGATCGAACCGCCCATCGctaatgtttcattatttttctaGACATTCCTGTTGACGTAAAATAAATTTCTCCGCGGACCACGTCTGTTTACACCACGGACCACAAGTGGTCCGCAAATCATAGGTTGGAAACCACTGCCGTAGATGCAGTGattgttttgtaaaacaaaacgaatcacTTGTACGCGAacagcttgtgtgtgtgcgtgtgtgttggtgaacCGGTTTCTACCGTTAACGGTGTGAGGTTATCGATTGCATGAATTGGTCGCGACTCGTCAGTAAAGTGATACACCTCAGAGTGTAAAGATTCAAGAGATTTCGTTTACGCTTATGACGATGTTGGATCTGTTACCAACTTTACTATCGATAGCAAGTTTAGCCCAGGGATCAGATTTTTTAGATAATCCACCCGTAAATTACACTACAGGAAAGAGTTTTGAAGGTAACTATTGGTTTAATATCTGTATTGGTCTATCTGAGTGGCTAATGTTTTATTCTTACAGATTGTGAGCTACGCTTCCCAGCTACAAAGGTAGATGAATCCAGTCATATTGAATCGTACGGTGGGGAACGAGCCTATAAAGGAGAGTTTCAACACATGGCCGCGATCGGTTGGACCAGATCAGGAGCAACAATCGATTACCTTTGCGGGGGCAGTTTAATAACTTGGAGATTCGTTTTAACAGCTTCTCATTGTTCAGTTGACTCAAACAAGTAAGTAGAGTGGTTGTTGACATCTTTGATATCCATCATAATTACGCTATGCTTTTGAATTGAAGCCTTCCACCGGATACCGTACGATTGGGAGACACAGATCTCGCTAGCACGGATGATGACGAATCGGCACAACAAATTCCGATCGCACGCTTCATCAAACATCCACAGTATCGAGAGTCAAGAAAGTACTACGATATTGCAGTTGTAGAACTCGAGAAAAACGTTATACCAAACAGCGCAATTTGTGTAGCGTGCGTATGGCGTGAACTGGAAGCTCCGGGAGATTTGTTGGACGCGGTGGGATTTGGTGCTCTTGGGTTTGGAGAAAAGTTAAGCCCAACCCTGCAAAAGGTAAAATTACAGGCCCTAGACGCGTCGATATGTGCTGACCGTTTACCAACGAATCGACGTCAAATGCCGGAAGGCTTGCGTGACGATCAGTTGTGTGCGCATAGTGAAACCATGGACACATGTGAAGGCGACTCGGGTGGCCCACTACAAACGGATCGACACGATTTGTTCGGCAACACCTTCCCCCTTGTGGTAGGTGTGGTATCGTTTGGAACTCCTTGCACTGATGGGTCGACAGGAGTGTACACAAGGGTTAGCTCGTACCTAGATTGGATCGAGAAGGAAGTAAATCAGTCGCTTAGCTACGAGGGTGAGTTTACAACGAATGAAACCTCATCCGAATGACATCTTTAGCATATTGTATCAATTTGTTTTCATAGTTTGTACTGGAGTGAACGTTTGCGATCGTAAACTCAACCCTTCCATAGCTGCTACGATTGAGCCGAAATGGACAAACAGTCGCGTTGGACTGTTGTGGAAGGAAACCCAAACGGACATCTATCAGTGCGGTGGATCCCTGATCGATTATCAGTTTGTTATTACGTCGGCAGACTGTGTAACTTCCAGCAAAGGACCTCCAACATACGTAGCCTCTAGCTCTAACAGTGATCGTGCTGCTATAGAAGAAGTGTTTGTTCATCCACGGTTCACAAAGGGACAACCTTACTTCGATATCGCCATTATAAAGCTACGAAAGTATGCTAATTTAGATGAAATGTATCCGGCTTGTTTATGGTCAGACGAGAGGCATGATGATTGGAGACAATTCAATCTTCTGGCAGGAGCATCGGTACCGCAATTGCGAAGCTACGTGGAAGAATTCAATATCAGCGTGAAAAGTTCTGTACAGTACTACGTTCATGGTAAAGACTGCAGTGTAGGGGAAAATGTTGCTCACAACGATTTGAAATGCATCAGTAACGATCCGACACTGGTGCCAGGATTGTGCCAGGTAACGattgttttgcattgttttaaattgtaaacCAAACTgattgtactatttcaatctAAATCTTCTAGGTTGACTATGGAGGTCCAGTAATGACGAAATACTACGATGAACAGTTCAAGGTACATGGTATTGTTTCCCGTTTAACGAAGGGCTGCGGAAGCAATGTGATCTTCACCAGATTGGCACCTCATAGACAATGGTTGGAATCGATCATCTTTAAACAGTTGAATGAGAGGCTTGTATTTAGCGATAAGTGAAGGTAAAACAATCGTAATAAAATAGCAAATAGTTAAGTTCGTCAATCAAACGTGTATCACAGCTTCCCCGAAATGATTCACGAATTGTCTATGTTCGTTGTGTTTAAGCTTGCaacttgtttgtgtttttgttattgtgaaGATTATGAATGAGGAGATGAGATAATTCGTGTCTGGCTAGCAGGTAAAACCTGTTTCATGAGACACGCAATGCGTCATCTGATGCCAAACTTCTCACTTGATCTTGACGACACGATTATACATTGAATCAGTTGTAGTCGGGCACACGACTGAACAACAAGTTGCGTT
Proteins encoded:
- the LOC125907268 gene encoding serine protease 53-like — protein: MTMLDLLPTLLSIASLAQGSDFLDNPPVNYTTGKSFEDCELRFPATKVDESSHIESYGGERAYKGEFQHMAAIGWTRSGATIDYLCGGSLITWRFVLTASHCSVDSNNLPPDTVRLGDTDLASTDDDESAQQIPIARFIKHPQYRESRKYYDIAVVELEKNVIPNSAICVACVWRELEAPGDLLDAVGFGALGFGEKLSPTLQKVKLQALDASICADRLPTNRRQMPEGLRDDQLCAHSETMDTCEGDSGGPLQTDRHDLFGNTFPLVVGVVSFGTPCTDGSTGVYTRVSSYLDWIEKEVNQSLSYEVCTGVNVCDRKLNPSIAATIEPKWTNSRVGLLWKETQTDIYQCGGSLIDYQFVITSADCVTSSKGPPTYVASSSNSDRAAIEEVFVHPRFTKGQPYFDIAIIKLRKYANLDEMYPACLWSDERHDDWRQFNLLAGASVPQLRSYVEEFNISVKSSVQYYVHGKDCSVGENVAHNDLKCISNDPTLVPGLCQVDYGGPVMTKYYDEQFKVHGIVSRLTKGCGSNVIFTRLAPHRQWLESIIFKQLNERLVFSDK